CGGCATCCGGCAAATACATGTCCCAGCAACTACGCATCGCGTCGCGGGTGAGCAGATAGCCATCGCCAAAGTGCTGATACGATTCGGTGTCGAAGCGGCAATCGGTGGCCGGATAGATCAGCAGTTGATGGCCAGGCATCGGGCCGCCATGGTCGCGCAGCCACAAGCAGGCCGCGGCGGCCAGGTTGCCGCCGGCGCTGTCTCCGGCCAGGGTCAGCCGCGTTTCGTCCGCGCCCAGCGCGGCGGCGTGGGCGGCTGCCCATTTGAAGGCCGCGGCCACGTCGAGCAGAGGCGTGGGGAAACGGTGCTCCGGCGCCAGCCTATAGTCCGGCGCCAACAGCAGGCAGCGGCCAGCGTTGGCCAGCGCGCGCGCCGGGGCGTCGTACAGATCCAGCGTGCCGCGGGTCCAGCCGCCGCCGTGGGCGAATACCGCCAGCGGCAGCACGGCGTCGCCGCTGCCGGCCGGCCGATACAGCCGCGCCGGCAAAGCGAAGCCATCGGCGGCGGGAAGGGTCAACATCTTGACTTCATCCACCGCCTCCGGCGGCGCTTGCCAGCGGCGAAGTCCCTCGGCCGCCGCCCGCGCCTGTTCCAGCGTTTCGGCTGAGATGTCCAGCGCTCCGGCAGCGCGGGCGCGCGCCAGGAAAGCGGTCATCTGCGGGTCGGCGGGCTGGCTCATAGCGCCGGGTTGGGCTG
The Chromobacterium sp. IIBBL 290-4 DNA segment above includes these coding regions:
- a CDS encoding alpha/beta hydrolase yields the protein MSQPADPQMTAFLARARAAGALDISAETLEQARAAAEGLRRWQAPPEAVDEVKMLTLPAADGFALPARLYRPAGSGDAVLPLAVFAHGGGWTRGTLDLYDAPARALANAGRCLLLAPDYRLAPEHRFPTPLLDVAAAFKWAAAHAAALGADETRLTLAGDSAGGNLAAAACLWLRDHGGPMPGHQLLIYPATDCRFDTESYQHFGDGYLLTRDAMRSCWDMYLPDAAATASPYASPLRADLADLPPASIIAAGLDPLRDDGLDYANALRAAGVAVESTLLPGLPHASLHLDGVAPSARAVIDHAGRVLRQALLNHGQQS